The proteins below come from a single Candidatus Omnitrophota bacterium genomic window:
- the pilM gene encoding pilus assembly protein PilM: MAQQKKHIGVFFGIDSLSFVETKGSDIIYSESFSHTFSPLQTNNETEQAPENIRLTAAIQRIVREQKIQNPSVNLSLPVRNILFRAFTVPFMNTSEIATAVEFEARKYIPFKLDELVYGYHHIQITENETKKIRILFIAIRKNVLTQYCNIFEEGKIKIASIEPSSISLLRILKSQKHLESNQKIAIIQINDGEGAITIAEQQIPQFIRDFKLPNPKKEKTIEETQEIFVALFDEIRVSLDFYARQFKKRSHEHDIDKIFIFSNHYPREIAERLKTDLNVPTVFFDSNNVFGTNEKLTLNTLNAVGTSFTEECSLNLNLDLAKARNSNGSSADSDLDSFFNQTPNYKLTAKIAFACGLIVGLAFLAANALGLPQSTKIKTLTEESKKYAFISTADLQTKTSNFSKKIKVYESIRFHSDVTKILTFISGQTPDGVWLKNFNIGYLDSENIKEDEEPEIEIVLEGYAYASQLNNQIHLIDDFIAKLKSDKDLKDQLKHLELETVGKTEKEGFPLTYFKILIKLENKTNDRS, translated from the coding sequence ATGGCACAACAAAAAAAACATATAGGCGTATTTTTCGGAATCGATTCTCTTTCTTTTGTTGAAACCAAGGGATCAGACATCATCTATTCTGAATCTTTTTCTCATACATTTTCGCCTCTTCAAACAAACAATGAAACAGAGCAAGCCCCTGAAAATATACGTCTAACGGCGGCAATTCAAAGAATCGTGCGAGAGCAAAAAATTCAAAATCCAAGCGTTAATCTTTCGCTTCCTGTCCGAAATATTCTTTTTCGCGCCTTTACTGTTCCTTTTATGAATACCTCTGAAATCGCCACGGCGGTTGAATTTGAAGCTCGAAAATATATTCCGTTTAAACTAGATGAACTTGTTTATGGATATCACCATATTCAAATCACGGAAAACGAAACCAAAAAAATACGCATTCTTTTTATTGCAATACGAAAAAATGTTCTGACTCAATACTGCAACATTTTCGAAGAAGGAAAAATTAAAATCGCATCCATCGAACCTTCATCGATAAGCCTTTTAAGAATTTTAAAATCCCAAAAACATCTTGAAAGTAATCAAAAAATAGCAATTATTCAAATTAATGATGGAGAAGGGGCTATCACCATCGCCGAACAGCAAATTCCTCAATTTATTCGCGATTTTAAATTACCAAATCCTAAAAAAGAAAAAACAATAGAAGAAACACAAGAAATCTTTGTCGCACTTTTTGATGAGATTAGAGTTTCTCTAGATTTCTATGCTCGTCAATTCAAAAAAAGAAGCCATGAGCATGATATTGACAAAATATTTATTTTCTCAAATCATTATCCACGAGAAATTGCTGAGCGGCTTAAAACTGATCTTAACGTCCCAACCGTTTTTTTTGATTCCAACAATGTTTTTGGTACAAACGAAAAACTTACGCTCAACACACTCAATGCTGTTGGAACAAGTTTTACAGAAGAATGTTCTTTGAACTTAAATCTTGATCTTGCTAAAGCTCGAAATTCCAATGGATCTTCAGCCGACTCTGATCTGGACAGTTTCTTTAACCAAACCCCCAATTATAAATTGACAGCAAAAATTGCCTTTGCCTGCGGTCTAATTGTTGGGCTTGCTTTTTTAGCTGCAAACGCACTCGGACTTCCTCAAAGCACAAAAATCAAAACCTTAACTGAAGAATCTAAGAAGTATGCCTTTATTAGCACAGCTGACCTGCAAACAAAAACAAGCAACTTTTCAAAGAAAATTAAAGTTTATGAATCCATACGATTTCACAGCGATGTTACAAAAATCCTAACATTCATCTCTGGCCAAACCCCTGATGGTGTATGGCTAAAAAATTTTAACATAGGATATCTTGACAGCGAAAATATCAAGGAAGACGAAGAACCGGAAATTGAGATTGTACTCGAAGGATACGCATACGCTAGTCAACTCAACAATCAAATTCATTTAATTGACGATTTCATTGCAAAATTAAAATCAGACAAAGATCTAAAAGATCAGCTAAAACATCTCGAACTTGAAACTGTCGGTAAAACTGAAAAAGAAGGTTTTCCTCTAACATACTTTAAAATTTTAATAAAGCTGGAAAACAAAACCAATGATAGATCTTAA
- a CDS encoding helix-turn-helix domain-containing protein: protein MDHLLDVDELAAYLKLKKQTIYNWLNQRKISGIKIGGVWRFDRREIDKWLRSQSRKAK, encoded by the coding sequence ATGGATCATTTATTAGACGTTGATGAACTTGCAGCCTATCTTAAACTGAAAAAGCAAACAATTTACAACTGGCTTAATCAGCGAAAAATCTCCGGCATAAAAATCGGAGGCGTTTGGCGTTTTGATCGACGCGAAATCGATAAATGGCTACGATCTCAATCTCGCAAGGCAAAATAA
- a CDS encoding biopolymer transporter ExbD, whose amino-acid sequence MQFKRHAKFSLGFEQINIAPLVDVIFQLLIFFMLSSSFVFQSGIKVRLPKAITSEVIKEENLIITLTSENVLYINSRVSTMKDLKEELAKKENKERLILIKADRRSSLGRVIDIWDLCRELGIERVNIATNQEK is encoded by the coding sequence TTGCAATTTAAACGACACGCAAAATTCAGTCTCGGGTTTGAACAAATCAATATCGCACCTCTCGTTGACGTTATCTTTCAACTTCTTATATTCTTTATGTTGTCATCTTCTTTTGTTTTTCAATCAGGCATCAAAGTCAGACTTCCTAAGGCCATCACAAGCGAAGTCATTAAAGAAGAAAACCTAATCATCACCCTAACAAGTGAAAACGTTTTATATATAAATAGTCGCGTTAGCACAATGAAAGACTTAAAAGAAGAACTTGCAAAAAAAGAAAATAAAGAACGACTCATTTTAATTAAGGCGGACCGTCGATCATCCTTAGGCAGGGTTATTGACATCTGGGATCTTTGTCGCGAGCTTGGCATCGAGCGTGTCAACATTGCCACAAACCAAGAAAAATAA
- a CDS encoding MotA/TolQ/ExbB proton channel family protein, giving the protein MGIWKINAWELIVAGGPIMIPIILCSFFALAITIEKFIYFSMIKTNPQELRKDIFNLIKNNKIKDAVAYCEESRSPIAKVLEAGILKFGSSKEEIKEALTDASLFEIPKLERRLTALATIAHITPLLGLLGTVTGMASNFHMIQMRATSLNPVTPGDLAGGIWEALLTTVAGLIVAIPTFVIYNYLVSRINKFVLEMERSATELVNYLTQT; this is encoded by the coding sequence ATGGGAATTTGGAAAATTAACGCTTGGGAGCTTATTGTGGCTGGTGGCCCGATCATGATTCCAATTATTCTATGTTCGTTCTTTGCGCTTGCCATTACGATTGAGAAATTCATTTACTTTTCAATGATCAAAACCAACCCGCAAGAGCTTCGAAAAGATATCTTTAACTTAATTAAAAATAATAAAATTAAAGATGCCGTTGCCTATTGCGAAGAAAGCCGATCACCGATCGCAAAAGTTTTAGAAGCGGGTATCTTAAAGTTCGGATCCTCAAAAGAGGAAATCAAAGAAGCCTTAACTGATGCAAGTCTTTTTGAAATTCCAAAACTCGAACGACGCCTGACCGCCCTAGCAACAATCGCGCATATCACTCCGCTTCTTGGTCTCCTAGGGACCGTAACGGGTATGGCCTCTAATTTTCACATGATTCAAATGCGGGCAACATCACTTAATCCTGTCACCCCTGGCGATTTAGCAGGAGGCATCTGGGAAGCGCTTTTAACAACCGTCGCAGGACTTATTGTCGCTATTCCAACTTTTGTTATCTACAATTATCTCGTTAGCAGAATCAATAAATTTGTCCTTGAGATGGAACGAAGCGCCACTGAGCTTGTTAACTATTTAACGCAAACATAA
- a CDS encoding tetratricopeptide repeat protein: MNFKIIKISICILLATLISTENQKSACWAQDNETELFLITQKAFNDGFYDVTTRYINQLLSQYPQTEKRPQITILLGQCYFFKGEYLKAFNEFKKLRNIPGYQDAVLFWLGETYLKVKDYIEAKNNYEELLNLYSTSTYAPQAQYALAWIDFDQNQYVEAKQKFLNFLNLFPTHQLFEDSLFRIGECDFNLENYNNAIITFEKYTKTFPKSTRTDQALFYIAESNYYLKKYLTAIKYYEKSKEKTNQNQTKLIAEVGTGWSYLKLKEFDQAEQSFNEAALFAEQKNIQSETPLLGLANLFSEKGDFEKALLNYKKIIDLNPGVTQLADAYLGMANILYKSEDYENAIDIYQKIIKLFSADPTLSQFVEKAYLGLAWTYLKKGNSSDAIKNFEYVINHAENKIIKVSALTQIGDAYQDIGQYDQAIAAYDKILRNFSDTLYTDYAQYRQGIALLKMDKIDSATLSFQSLQKNFPNSNYLIDIKYYLGVAYFKKGDWAASKEKMAEFIAELSDDNQFQPDAHYILGLAYLNLKEYTEAIKIFKKIKKYYSANESLVQDSEINIARCLYEMGSVKDALKEFKIIIYKYPETKTALQATSWLAEYYLQEGDQDKSIAYYSDIIKNFPGNEKIGEALLGLSQSYYAKGEFDEALNQLKSIDNSFDEKIYGKSRLLIAEIFAKQIDTDTAIQTYQDIIKNSPEFARDAYVKIAEISKQKRRYAQSLEAYQKALDSPDGLNQTEKSEIQFLIGDVYESLNQPNNAIDAYLKIPYLYPKKTKWVIKSYLRVARLFEDKEDWDNAVSIYQKVIAYEVDERTFAQERLDWIKTNISLTNH, translated from the coding sequence ATGAATTTTAAAATTATAAAAATATCTATCTGCATTCTGTTAGCAACGCTTATTTCAACAGAAAATCAAAAATCCGCTTGTTGGGCTCAAGATAACGAAACAGAACTTTTTCTAATCACACAAAAAGCCTTTAATGATGGATTCTATGATGTCACGACCCGATATATTAATCAACTTCTCAGTCAATACCCTCAAACCGAAAAACGACCACAAATCACTATTTTGCTTGGCCAATGCTACTTTTTTAAAGGAGAATATTTAAAAGCATTTAATGAATTCAAAAAACTTCGTAATATTCCAGGATATCAAGATGCCGTTCTTTTTTGGCTAGGAGAGACCTATCTTAAGGTTAAAGATTATATTGAAGCAAAGAATAATTACGAAGAGTTGCTGAATCTTTACTCAACGTCTACCTATGCCCCTCAAGCGCAATACGCTCTTGCTTGGATTGATTTTGATCAAAATCAGTATGTCGAAGCAAAACAGAAATTCTTAAATTTCCTTAATCTTTTTCCAACTCATCAGCTTTTCGAAGATTCACTTTTCCGCATTGGCGAATGCGACTTTAATCTTGAAAACTACAACAACGCAATCATAACGTTTGAAAAGTATACAAAAACTTTTCCAAAATCAACGCGGACTGATCAAGCATTATTTTATATTGCAGAATCAAATTATTACTTAAAGAAATATCTTACCGCCATTAAATATTACGAAAAATCTAAAGAAAAAACCAACCAGAACCAAACAAAATTAATTGCCGAGGTGGGGACAGGCTGGAGTTATCTTAAATTAAAAGAGTTTGATCAAGCTGAGCAATCTTTTAATGAAGCAGCCCTTTTTGCCGAACAAAAGAATATTCAAAGCGAAACTCCATTGTTAGGGCTTGCCAATCTTTTTTCTGAAAAAGGAGATTTTGAAAAAGCTCTTTTAAACTATAAGAAAATCATTGATCTCAACCCAGGTGTCACGCAATTGGCCGACGCCTATCTTGGCATGGCAAATATTCTTTATAAATCTGAAGACTACGAGAATGCAATTGATATTTATCAGAAAATTATCAAGCTTTTTAGCGCTGATCCAACCTTATCTCAATTCGTCGAAAAAGCATATCTCGGTCTTGCTTGGACTTATCTAAAAAAAGGAAACTCCTCTGATGCAATAAAGAATTTCGAATATGTCATTAATCATGCAGAAAACAAAATTATCAAAGTAAGCGCACTCACTCAAATTGGTGATGCATATCAAGACATCGGTCAATATGATCAAGCCATCGCTGCTTATGACAAAATTTTGCGAAACTTTTCTGACACACTCTACACCGATTACGCTCAATATCGACAAGGAATCGCACTCCTTAAAATGGACAAAATCGATAGCGCCACTCTTTCTTTTCAGAGTCTTCAGAAGAATTTTCCGAATAGCAACTATTTAATCGACATCAAATATTACCTTGGCGTTGCTTATTTTAAAAAAGGAGACTGGGCTGCCTCTAAAGAAAAAATGGCAGAGTTTATTGCAGAATTATCTGATGATAATCAGTTTCAACCTGATGCGCATTATATTTTAGGATTAGCCTATCTCAATCTTAAGGAATACACAGAAGCAATTAAGATTTTCAAAAAGATAAAAAAATATTATTCGGCCAACGAATCACTTGTTCAAGACTCTGAAATTAATATCGCTCGCTGTCTTTACGAAATGGGATCTGTTAAAGACGCGCTTAAAGAATTCAAAATTATTATTTACAAATATCCCGAAACAAAAACAGCGCTGCAGGCGACATCATGGCTAGCTGAATATTATCTCCAGGAAGGAGATCAGGACAAATCGATCGCTTATTATAGCGACATTATCAAGAATTTTCCTGGCAATGAGAAAATCGGAGAAGCTCTCCTAGGTCTTAGCCAATCATATTATGCAAAAGGAGAATTCGATGAAGCTCTTAATCAATTAAAATCAATTGATAATTCTTTTGACGAGAAAATTTATGGAAAATCTCGCCTTTTAATTGCTGAAATATTTGCGAAGCAAATTGATACGGATACCGCAATCCAAACATATCAGGATATTATCAAGAATTCTCCTGAATTTGCCCGTGATGCCTATGTTAAAATTGCTGAAATTTCTAAGCAAAAAAGGCGTTACGCTCAATCGCTAGAAGCCTATCAAAAAGCCCTTGATTCACCTGATGGTTTAAATCAAACAGAAAAAAGCGAAATTCAATTTCTAATAGGAGACGTCTACGAATCGCTTAATCAACCTAATAACGCAATTGATGCTTACTTGAAAATACCTTATCTTTATCCGAAAAAAACAAAATGGGTTATCAAATCTTACCTTCGCGTTGCTCGACTTTTTGAAGACAAAGAAGACTGGGATAATGCAGTGTCGATTTATCAAAAAGTCATCGCTTATGAGGTCGATGAGCGCACCTTTGCGCAAGAAAGACTTGACTGGATTAAGACAAACATTTCACTCACTAATCATTGA
- the uvrA gene encoding excinuclease ABC subunit UvrA, with product MTLKKNNHIRIDGAKEHNLKNISLKIPRDKFVVVTGLSGSGKSSLAFDTIYAEGQRRYVESLSAYARQFLEQLQKPNVEHIEGLSPTISIEQKTTSKNPRSTVATQTEIYDYLRLLFARAGTPFCHVCGKKIERQTVEEIASQILSMKPSEPITILAPMIRGRKGEYRNIQSQITKAGFARLRVDGTIYDTESEIKLDKFKIHHIEIVVDRLTVKPEIKKRLIDSLETALKVGDGLVIISNEKGNDKTFSERYACIDCGINLSEIEPRIFSFNSPYGACPKCNGLGTKMEIDPELLVPDSEKPWINAVAPWRKGRRGYMMYYRAVLRELASIYKIDQQTPFKNLTKKFRNVVLYGSQDEIWGRQFEGVIAYLERLFRDSDSDWLKGEVSDFMSISPCPECHGNRLKKESLAIRFSEKNISEVTELSILQAKKFFTDLKLSKTKTIISEQILKEINRRLDFCINVGLGYLTLNRKSATLSGGEAERIRLATQVGSGLVGVIYILDEPSIGLHQKDNTMLLKTLRALRDLGNTLIVVEHDEDTIRSADYIIDLGPGAGTHGGEIVYAGDVAGMLRSKKSLTGKYLNGKLNISLPKKRRPIDKSYQIKIIEAQEHNLKKIDVAFPLGTFICVTGVSGSGKSTLVSDVLYNALAQQIYHSKEKPGVHKKISGTENIDKVIVVDQSPIGRTPRSNPATYTGVFSDIRSLFTQMPEAKLRGYKPGRFSFNVKGGRCEACCGDGIKKIEMHFLPDVYVECEICHGKRFTQQTLEVHYKGKNISDVLNMPVEEALELFKNIPRVTKILQTLTDVGLGYIKLGQPATTLSGGEAQRVKLASELCKHATGKTLYILDEPTTGLHFADIDKLLEVLQRLASKGNTVLVIEHNLEVVKCADHIIDLGPEGGDRGGEVVFSGSPEEIIKCKKSYTGQYLKQYLKKHHG from the coding sequence ATGACGTTAAAAAAAAATAATCATATCCGCATTGACGGTGCAAAAGAGCACAATCTAAAAAACATTAGCCTTAAGATTCCCCGAGATAAATTTGTTGTGGTAACAGGCTTGAGCGGGTCTGGAAAATCATCCTTAGCATTCGACACCATCTACGCCGAAGGACAACGACGCTATGTTGAAAGCTTATCGGCCTATGCACGTCAATTTCTTGAGCAACTTCAAAAGCCAAATGTTGAACATATCGAAGGTTTATCTCCGACCATTTCGATCGAACAAAAGACAACTAGCAAAAACCCTCGCTCAACGGTTGCAACGCAAACAGAAATCTATGATTACTTACGCTTACTGTTTGCTCGTGCCGGAACACCTTTTTGTCATGTCTGCGGAAAAAAAATTGAACGCCAAACAGTTGAAGAAATAGCAAGCCAAATCCTTTCCATGAAACCGTCAGAACCGATCACTATTCTTGCCCCGATGATACGAGGACGAAAAGGAGAATATCGCAATATTCAATCACAAATAACCAAAGCAGGATTTGCCCGCTTGCGCGTCGATGGGACAATTTATGACACAGAATCAGAAATCAAATTAGATAAATTTAAAATTCATCATATTGAAATTGTTGTTGACCGCTTAACGGTCAAACCTGAAATTAAAAAACGCTTAATCGATTCTCTTGAAACCGCTCTTAAAGTAGGCGATGGACTCGTTATTATTTCCAACGAAAAGGGAAACGATAAAACATTTAGTGAACGTTATGCTTGCATTGATTGTGGAATTAATTTATCTGAAATAGAACCACGTATTTTTTCTTTTAACTCTCCTTACGGAGCATGTCCAAAATGTAACGGTCTTGGAACAAAAATGGAAATTGACCCAGAGCTCCTTGTCCCGGATTCTGAAAAACCATGGATTAATGCCGTTGCCCCTTGGCGCAAAGGACGTCGAGGATACATGATGTATTATCGAGCAGTCTTAAGAGAACTTGCAAGCATCTACAAAATTGACCAACAAACACCTTTTAAAAATCTTACTAAAAAGTTTCGAAATGTTGTTTTATACGGTTCTCAGGATGAAATCTGGGGTCGACAATTCGAGGGGGTCATCGCCTATCTTGAACGGCTTTTTCGTGATAGCGACAGTGATTGGCTTAAAGGCGAGGTCTCAGATTTTATGTCTATTTCGCCATGCCCAGAATGCCATGGCAATCGTCTTAAAAAAGAATCCCTAGCCATTCGTTTTTCTGAAAAAAATATCTCTGAAGTCACCGAATTATCAATTCTTCAAGCAAAGAAATTCTTTACGGATCTCAAATTATCAAAAACAAAAACAATCATAAGCGAACAAATTCTAAAAGAAATAAACCGCCGTCTTGATTTTTGTATTAATGTCGGCCTGGGATATCTTACACTTAATCGAAAAAGCGCAACTCTCTCAGGAGGAGAAGCAGAGCGTATCCGTCTCGCAACGCAAGTTGGATCTGGGCTAGTTGGCGTTATCTATATTCTTGACGAACCAAGCATAGGTCTTCACCAAAAAGACAATACAATGCTCTTAAAAACACTTCGTGCGTTGCGCGATCTCGGAAACACATTGATTGTTGTCGAGCATGATGAAGACACGATCCGATCTGCCGATTATATTATTGATCTTGGACCTGGCGCAGGAACACACGGAGGAGAAATTGTCTATGCTGGAGATGTTGCCGGTATGCTTCGCTCTAAAAAATCGCTTACCGGAAAATATCTAAACGGGAAGCTTAATATTAGCCTTCCTAAAAAACGACGGCCAATCGACAAGTCATATCAAATTAAAATTATTGAGGCACAAGAGCACAATCTTAAGAAAATTGATGTTGCCTTTCCGCTAGGAACTTTTATTTGCGTAACCGGTGTTTCTGGTTCAGGAAAATCAACCCTTGTTTCTGATGTCCTTTATAACGCGCTCGCTCAACAAATTTATCATTCAAAAGAAAAACCAGGGGTCCACAAGAAAATTAGTGGTACTGAAAACATTGACAAAGTCATTGTTGTAGATCAGTCTCCTATTGGACGAACCCCTCGATCGAATCCTGCAACATACACAGGAGTTTTTAGTGATATCCGTTCACTTTTTACGCAAATGCCTGAAGCAAAACTGCGAGGCTACAAACCAGGTCGATTTAGCTTTAACGTAAAGGGAGGACGCTGTGAGGCCTGTTGCGGTGACGGAATTAAAAAAATTGAAATGCATTTCTTACCCGATGTTTATGTCGAATGCGAAATATGCCATGGAAAACGTTTTACACAGCAAACACTAGAAGTTCATTATAAAGGTAAAAATATTTCTGATGTCTTGAATATGCCTGTTGAAGAAGCTCTAGAATTATTTAAAAATATTCCACGCGTTACAAAAATCCTTCAAACTTTAACCGACGTGGGTCTTGGCTATATTAAGCTTGGCCAGCCAGCAACAACCCTTTCGGGTGGAGAAGCACAACGCGTAAAACTTGCCAGCGAATTATGTAAACATGCTACTGGAAAAACACTATATATTCTTGACGAACCAACCACCGGTCTTCATTTTGCCGATATTGACAAGCTCCTTGAAGTATTACAAAGACTTGCAAGTAAAGGAAACACTGTCTTAGTTATTGAGCACAATCTTGAAGTTGTCAAATGTGCTGATCACATCATTGACCTTGGGCCTGAAGGAGGGGATAGAGGTGGCGAGGTTGTTTTTTCCGGATCTCCTGAAGAAATCATCAAATGTAAAAAATCCTATACTGGGCAATATTTAAAACAATATCTCAAAAAACATCACGGTTAG
- a CDS encoding DUF108 domain-containing protein produces MKSKKQKLKIGFIGCGAIGSRLAKSVKQDLKSYCTISGLYDVIAEKPKLLASKLKLEKSLIKNSLSQIIKSCDFIIEAIASPDTTKIIRQVVRAKKSILIMSAGKVLNARDVFRLAAKNQTNILVPSGAISGLDVIKSVGAENISNITLTTRKPPSGLSQSLYLTKKGIAIDRIKAETVIFDGTVDQAVKLFPRNINVAATIALASGVKDRIRIRIITSPSFKVNSHEIEVFGKFGHLTTRTDNVVCPDNPKTSYLAVLSATQTLKQFFNPIKIGT; encoded by the coding sequence ATGAAGTCAAAAAAACAAAAACTTAAAATTGGATTCATTGGTTGTGGCGCAATTGGTTCTCGTTTGGCCAAAAGCGTTAAGCAAGATTTAAAATCATACTGCACTATCTCCGGGCTTTATGATGTCATCGCGGAGAAACCAAAACTTCTTGCGTCAAAATTAAAACTCGAAAAATCTCTTATCAAGAATTCTTTATCTCAGATCATTAAATCCTGTGATTTTATTATTGAAGCGATTGCCTCGCCAGACACAACAAAAATCATTCGTCAAGTTGTCCGCGCTAAAAAAAGCATTCTTATTATGAGCGCAGGAAAAGTGCTAAATGCGCGTGATGTTTTTAGACTTGCCGCTAAAAATCAAACCAATATCCTTGTTCCGTCTGGAGCCATTAGTGGACTTGATGTCATCAAGTCAGTTGGCGCTGAAAACATTTCAAACATTACCCTAACCACACGCAAGCCACCGTCTGGATTAAGCCAATCCCTATATTTAACAAAAAAAGGCATTGCCATAGACCGCATCAAAGCAGAGACTGTTATTTTTGACGGAACAGTAGATCAAGCTGTTAAACTTTTTCCTCGCAATATAAATGTCGCAGCAACCATTGCCCTTGCATCTGGAGTCAAAGACCGTATTCGTATTCGTATCATTACATCTCCTAGTTTTAAAGTTAATTCTCATGAAATTGAAGTTTTTGGGAAATTTGGACATCTTACAACACGTACAGATAACGTCGTCTGCCCAGACAATCCAAAAACAAGTTATCTAGCTGTTCTATCAGCCACGCAAACATTAAAACAATTTTTTAACCCTATTAAAATAGGCACATGA
- the panC gene encoding pantoate--beta-alanine ligase, with protein sequence MKIIKTIKQMQSFSFLAKQNKKKIGFVPTMGCLHAGHLSLIKRSKKENDITVLSIFVNPTQFGPKEDFKKYPREKKQDEALAKKEKVDIIFYPSIKEMYPTGYLTYVNVSNITTVLCGKSRPGHFQGVTTIVAKLINCVMPDTLYLGQKDSQQAVVVERMIKDLGWNVKIKLLPIVREKDGLAMSSRNIYLNSEERKQATCLYQSLKAAKNLIYTGERYSAKIIKEIKKIVLQNPRAKIDYIACVDMKTLKPTKMINKKTLIALAIFIGKIRLIDNIIIDA encoded by the coding sequence GTGAAAATAATCAAAACCATCAAACAAATGCAATCGTTTTCTTTCTTGGCAAAACAAAACAAAAAGAAAATCGGTTTTGTTCCGACGATGGGATGTCTGCACGCAGGACATTTATCTCTCATTAAAAGAAGTAAAAAAGAAAACGATATAACGGTTTTAAGTATTTTTGTGAATCCCACCCAATTTGGGCCGAAGGAAGACTTTAAGAAATACCCTCGAGAAAAAAAACAAGATGAAGCCTTGGCAAAAAAAGAAAAAGTTGATATAATATTTTATCCGTCGATAAAAGAGATGTATCCGACGGGGTATTTAACATATGTCAATGTTAGCAATATAACAACTGTTCTTTGCGGAAAATCTAGACCTGGTCATTTTCAGGGAGTTACAACCATTGTAGCAAAGCTGATCAACTGCGTTATGCCTGACACACTTTATCTCGGACAAAAAGATTCACAACAAGCTGTTGTTGTTGAGCGCATGATCAAAGACTTGGGCTGGAATGTAAAAATTAAGCTGCTTCCAATTGTCCGAGAAAAAGATGGGCTTGCAATGAGTTCACGTAATATTTACCTGAATTCCGAAGAAAGAAAACAAGCTACTTGTCTTTATCAAAGCTTAAAAGCTGCAAAAAACCTAATTTACACGGGAGAAAGGTATTCTGCAAAAATCATTAAAGAAATAAAAAAGATTGTTTTGCAGAATCCTCGTGCTAAGATTGATTATATCGCTTGTGTTGATATGAAAACTTTAAAACCAACAAAAATGATTAATAAAAAAACATTAATCGCTCTTGCAATATTTATCGGAAAAATCCGATTGATTGATAACATTATTATTGACGCATGA
- the folK gene encoding 2-amino-4-hydroxy-6-hydroxymethyldihydropteridine diphosphokinase: MSITYLALGSNIADRQNNIKRAVDQLNRRGIHIEKISSIIETDPIGPPQEKFLNAAAKATTTLSPEELLKTIKEIEKDLGRIKTIHHGPRTIDIDILLYDNIQLKSKNLTIPHPEMFKREFVMTPLKEIYPEIAQKTKGTIQ, encoded by the coding sequence TTGAGTATAACCTATCTGGCTCTAGGGTCAAATATCGCAGACCGTCAAAACAATATCAAACGCGCCGTTGATCAATTAAACAGGCGCGGAATTCATATCGAAAAAATATCTTCCATTATCGAAACTGACCCGATCGGACCTCCTCAAGAAAAATTTCTAAATGCTGCTGCTAAGGCAACAACTACGCTTTCTCCGGAAGAACTATTAAAAACCATCAAAGAAATCGAAAAAGATTTGGGACGCATCAAAACCATTCATCACGGACCACGCACAATTGACATCGATATTCTTCTCTATGATAATATTCAATTAAAATCTAAAAACTTAACAATTCCTCATCCAGAAATGTTTAAGCGAGAATTTGTCATGACTCCTCTAAAAGAAATTTATCCTGAAATTGCTCAAAAAACAAAAGGAACGATCCAGTGA